One part of the Thermococcus litoralis DSM 5473 genome encodes these proteins:
- the aspS gene encoding aspartate--tRNA(Asn) ligase has product MYRTHYSSQITEELHGKKVKVAGWVYEVKDLGGIKFLWLRDREGIVQVTAPKKKVNEDIFTLIPKLNSEDVVAVEGVVNFTPKAKLGFEVIPEKIEILAKAESPLPLDPTGKVKAELDTRLDNRFIDLRKPEVMAIFKIRSSVFRAVRDFFYQEGFIEIHTPKIIATATEGGTELFPMKYFERDAFLAQSPQLYKQIMMASGLDRVFEIAPIFRAEEHNTTRHLNEAWSIDAEMAFIESEKEVMQLLERLVAYAINYVREHNEKELKILNFELEEPKLPFRRITYTQALEILKDLGKEIPWGEDIDTEGEKLLGQYIKETYDEDLYFIYQYPSEAKPFYIMKYDDKPEISRAFDLEYRGVEITSGGQREHRYEKLKAQIAEKGLNVESFEFYLKAFRYGMPPHGGFGLGAERLLKQMLNLSNIREVILFPRDRRRLEP; this is encoded by the coding sequence ATGTACCGAACCCATTATTCGAGCCAAATAACCGAGGAATTACACGGGAAGAAAGTGAAAGTTGCGGGATGGGTTTATGAGGTCAAGGATCTCGGTGGAATAAAGTTTCTTTGGTTGAGGGACAGAGAGGGCATAGTTCAAGTTACAGCTCCAAAAAAGAAGGTTAATGAGGACATTTTTACTCTTATTCCAAAGCTTAACAGTGAGGATGTAGTGGCTGTTGAAGGTGTTGTCAACTTTACCCCTAAAGCCAAACTTGGGTTTGAAGTTATTCCAGAGAAGATTGAAATCCTAGCAAAAGCTGAGTCTCCCCTTCCTTTAGACCCTACGGGCAAGGTTAAGGCCGAGCTTGATACAAGGCTCGACAACAGATTTATTGATCTAAGAAAGCCTGAAGTCATGGCAATATTCAAAATACGCTCAAGTGTTTTTAGGGCAGTAAGGGACTTCTTCTATCAAGAAGGGTTCATTGAGATTCACACCCCTAAAATAATAGCCACAGCCACAGAAGGTGGCACGGAGCTCTTTCCCATGAAGTATTTTGAAAGAGATGCATTTTTAGCCCAATCTCCACAGCTTTATAAGCAGATTATGATGGCTTCTGGATTGGACAGAGTGTTTGAGATAGCCCCTATCTTCAGAGCAGAGGAACATAACACAACCAGGCACTTAAATGAAGCTTGGAGCATTGATGCTGAAATGGCCTTCATAGAGAGTGAAAAGGAAGTTATGCAGCTCCTTGAGAGACTCGTTGCCTATGCGATTAATTACGTTAGAGAGCACAACGAAAAGGAGCTCAAGATTCTAAACTTTGAGCTTGAAGAACCAAAGCTTCCCTTTAGAAGGATTACCTATACGCAAGCTCTTGAAATACTTAAAGACCTTGGAAAAGAGATCCCCTGGGGAGAGGACATTGATACAGAGGGAGAGAAGCTGCTAGGGCAATATATCAAAGAGACCTATGATGAAGACCTCTACTTTATCTACCAATACCCGAGTGAAGCAAAGCCCTTCTACATAATGAAGTATGATGATAAGCCCGAAATCTCAAGAGCATTTGACCTGGAGTATCGGGGTGTGGAGATAACCTCTGGAGGTCAGAGAGAACACCGCTATGAAAAATTAAAGGCTCAAATTGCCGAGAAAGGCTTGAATGTGGAAAGCTTTGAGTTCTATCTTAAAGCATTCCGCTACGGTATGCCGCCTCATGGAGGATTTGGTCTCGGGGCAGAGAGGTTGCTCAAGCAGATGCTTAACTTGAGCAATATCCGAGAAGTTATACTATTCCCAAGGGACAGAAGAAGGTTAGAACCATAA
- a CDS encoding KH domain-containing protein, with protein sequence MKAPICEVCLKTEDILCPADEKKLQEGLISELDVKISRMLYKLLGDADVEFKKAVEAGDLVVIMVGEGNVPLVIGKGGKNIKLLMRELGKRVRVIEGREIKGTDDLKKLATDLLYPAGVFGVNVVYAPQGQYYKVLVIRRDKQKLPERQEILENILSKIAGTDVKISFI encoded by the coding sequence ATGAAAGCGCCAATCTGTGAGGTGTGTTTAAAAACGGAGGACATTTTGTGCCCGGCAGATGAAAAGAAACTCCAAGAGGGTCTGATTTCTGAACTTGATGTTAAGATTTCAAGGATGCTCTACAAACTCTTGGGCGACGCTGACGTTGAGTTTAAAAAAGCTGTTGAGGCCGGGGATTTGGTAGTAATAATGGTCGGAGAAGGAAACGTTCCTCTTGTCATAGGGAAAGGCGGTAAAAATATCAAGCTTCTCATGAGGGAACTCGGAAAGAGAGTTAGAGTAATTGAAGGCAGGGAAATTAAAGGCACCGATGACCTCAAGAAACTTGCCACAGACCTTTTATATCCTGCGGGAGTCTTTGGAGTTAACGTCGTCTATGCTCCACAGGGGCAGTATTACAAAGTGCTTGTGATAAGAAGGGACAAGCAAAAGCTTCCCGAAAGGCAGGAGATTTTGGAGAATATCCTTTCAAAGATAGCTGGTACCGATGTTAAGATATCCTTCATCTGA
- a CDS encoding HD domain-containing protein, whose product MKLEEYIKDKGSIELIKKAEGLARNFFEREGTHGFSHVKRVFNLCLHIGEAEGADLEVLALAALLHDVARPLEDKGIVEDHAKESAKIARRFLTSLKYPKVDEVVHAIEAHRFSRPPEPKTLEAKILSDADKLDAIGAIGVARVFMYSGEHGRDIETSIKHFEEKILKLKDLMYTKTAKKLAEERHKFVEEFIERLLKEIEGEL is encoded by the coding sequence ATGAAGCTTGAGGAATACATAAAAGACAAAGGGAGTATAGAACTAATCAAAAAGGCCGAAGGATTAGCTAGGAACTTCTTTGAGCGAGAGGGAACACATGGATTTTCCCACGTGAAAAGGGTCTTCAACCTCTGCTTGCATATTGGTGAAGCAGAGGGGGCAGATCTGGAAGTTTTGGCTTTAGCTGCTCTGCTTCACGATGTTGCCAGACCTCTAGAAGACAAAGGAATTGTTGAAGACCACGCTAAGGAAAGCGCAAAGATTGCTCGCAGGTTTTTAACCTCCCTTAAATACCCGAAAGTTGATGAAGTTGTTCACGCAATTGAGGCACATAGGTTCTCAAGGCCTCCAGAGCCTAAAACGCTTGAAGCAAAAATCCTCAGTGATGCGGATAAGCTTGACGCAATAGGGGCCATAGGGGTTGCGAGGGTTTTCATGTATTCAGGAGAGCACGGAAGGGATATAGAAACTTCCATAAAGCACTTTGAAGAGAAAATACTAAAGCTTAAGGATTTAATGTATACAAAAACCGCAAAGAAATTAGCTGAAGAGAGGCACAAATTTGTGGAAGAGTTTATTGAAAGGCTTCTTAAGGAGATCGAAGGGGAGCTTTAG
- a CDS encoding DUF4392 domain-containing protein, which yields MIGHLINTDIYGRNVLKLYLEYRRDNFDFLRKATSLFLENLDRVLVVSCFPIPPMQIAETDGPPGALAIYRTVEKLGGKAEILTCKKIQEALRDFKVNFAKNPTIEDYSLLISVETPGRAKDGKYYSMSALEIDVPPFDELFLKAKELGIPTIGIGDGGNEIGMGNIRDLVCKHIKFGEKIGSVIEVDSLVLSAVSNWGAYGLIAQASIELGKNMIAGWDNEEEKILKALVSSGIIDGVTKKPELSVDGIPLEVHKSFLILLNSIVENKIG from the coding sequence ATGATAGGGCATCTAATAAACACCGACATCTATGGGAGGAATGTCTTAAAGCTTTATCTTGAATATCGCAGAGATAACTTTGATTTTTTGAGAAAAGCTACTTCCTTATTTTTAGAAAATCTCGATAGAGTTTTGGTTGTTTCATGTTTCCCAATTCCACCAATGCAGATAGCTGAAACGGATGGTCCACCAGGAGCTTTAGCAATTTACAGAACTGTTGAAAAGTTAGGGGGAAAAGCCGAGATATTGACATGTAAAAAGATTCAAGAAGCTCTTAGAGATTTTAAAGTTAATTTTGCAAAGAATCCTACCATTGAGGATTATTCTCTTTTGATAAGTGTTGAAACCCCGGGAAGAGCCAAGGATGGAAAGTACTACTCAATGAGTGCTTTGGAAATAGATGTGCCTCCTTTTGATGAGCTATTCTTAAAAGCTAAAGAGCTTGGCATTCCCACAATTGGAATCGGTGACGGAGGAAATGAAATAGGGATGGGGAATATAAGGGATTTAGTCTGCAAGCATATAAAATTTGGAGAGAAGATAGGTAGCGTTATTGAAGTTGATTCTTTAGTTCTTTCTGCAGTGTCCAACTGGGGGGCTTATGGGTTAATCGCTCAGGCATCTATTGAGCTTGGGAAAAACATGATAGCTGGTTGGGATAATGAGGAAGAAAAGATTTTGAAGGCTTTGGTTTCTTCGGGGATTATAGATGGAGTTACCAAGAAACCCGAGCTCAGTGTTGACGGCATCCCTCTTGAAGTCCACAAAAGCTTTTTAATTCTGCTTAATTCAATTGTTGAGAATAAAATCGGGTGA
- a CDS encoding TIGR02253 family HAD-type hydrolase: MDAIFFDIDETLLSERPLVMLFLPQVYERLSKKLGISRGDARLKFLRELSEKRDTYEWHDWNFFFESFGLNFKYEELLKAYPHKIRVFPDVKPTLEWLREEGYKLGVITSGPEYQKLKLRIAKLDKYFDVIVTREDVKTVKPDPKIFLYACEKLNVEPKNAMMIGDNLHQDVYGAKNVGMLAIWINREGLEDYNFADFEIRSLHQLRKILGGLG, from the coding sequence ATGGATGCAATATTCTTTGACATAGATGAAACCCTTTTAAGTGAAAGACCACTTGTGATGCTATTTCTCCCCCAAGTTTATGAAAGGCTCTCAAAGAAGTTAGGGATTTCTAGAGGGGATGCTAGGTTAAAATTCCTCAGAGAGCTCTCTGAGAAACGGGATACGTATGAATGGCATGACTGGAACTTCTTTTTCGAAAGTTTTGGCTTGAATTTTAAATACGAGGAGCTCTTGAAGGCATATCCCCACAAGATCCGCGTTTTTCCTGATGTAAAGCCGACTCTGGAATGGCTAAGAGAGGAAGGATATAAGCTCGGTGTAATAACAAGTGGTCCAGAATATCAGAAGCTAAAACTAAGGATAGCAAAGCTTGATAAGTACTTTGATGTAATTGTGACAAGGGAAGATGTAAAAACTGTAAAGCCTGACCCTAAAATATTTTTATATGCCTGCGAAAAATTAAATGTAGAGCCTAAAAATGCCATGATGATTGGAGATAATCTGCATCAAGATGTCTACGGAGCAAAAAATGTTGGAATGCTTGCAATATGGATCAATAGGGAAGGGTTGGAGGATTATAACTTTGCAGACTTTGAAATTAGGAGCCTTCATCAACTGAGAAAAATCTTGGGGGGTTTAGGATGA
- the hxlAB gene encoding bifunctional 3-hexulose-6-phosphate synthase/6-phospho-3-hexuloisomerase, whose translation MILQVALDLTDIEQAISIAEKAARGGAHWLEVGTPLIKKEGMRAVELMKRRFPDRKIVADLKTMDTGALEVEMAARHGADVVSILGVADDKTIKDAVMVARKYGVKVMVDLIGVKDKVKRAKELEKMGVHYILVHTGIDEQAQGKNPLEDLEKVVKAVKVPVAVAGGLNLETIPKVIEAGATIIIVGGAITKAKDPEEVIRKILDLFWGEYMVTIRKAIRDITEHINMVADSLKLEQVRGMIDAMIGANKIFIYGAGRSGLVGKAFAMRLMHLDFNVYVVGETITPAFEEGDLLIAISGSGETRTIVDAAEIAKKQGGKVVAITSYKDSTLGKLADVVVEIPGRTKTDIPTDYIARQMLTEYKWIAPMGTLFEDSTMLFLDGIIALLMATFQKTEKDMKRKHATLE comes from the coding sequence ATGATCCTGCAGGTAGCGCTTGATCTGACTGATATCGAACAGGCAATTTCTATAGCAGAGAAAGCTGCTCGTGGTGGAGCTCATTGGCTTGAAGTAGGGACCCCTTTAATAAAGAAGGAAGGCATGAGGGCTGTAGAGCTGATGAAAAGAAGATTCCCGGATAGAAAAATTGTGGCAGATTTAAAAACAATGGATACTGGGGCTCTTGAAGTTGAAATGGCAGCAAGACACGGTGCCGATGTGGTCTCAATACTTGGAGTTGCAGATGACAAGACGATAAAAGATGCCGTGATGGTTGCAAGAAAATATGGGGTAAAGGTAATGGTTGATTTAATCGGGGTTAAAGATAAGGTAAAAAGAGCTAAAGAGCTTGAAAAAATGGGTGTGCACTACATTTTAGTTCACACTGGGATAGATGAGCAAGCTCAAGGGAAAAACCCTCTGGAAGATTTAGAAAAAGTTGTAAAGGCTGTAAAAGTCCCAGTTGCTGTGGCAGGCGGCTTAAATCTAGAGACAATTCCAAAGGTTATTGAGGCAGGAGCCACTATTATTATCGTTGGTGGGGCAATAACAAAGGCAAAGGATCCCGAAGAAGTCATTCGGAAAATACTTGATCTATTCTGGGGAGAGTACATGGTTACCATAAGAAAAGCGATCAGGGATATTACCGAACACATAAACATGGTTGCTGATTCCTTAAAGCTCGAACAAGTTAGGGGAATGATAGATGCCATGATAGGTGCCAATAAAATCTTCATCTACGGTGCCGGAAGGAGCGGTTTGGTTGGGAAGGCATTTGCAATGCGCTTGATGCACCTTGACTTTAATGTCTACGTGGTTGGTGAAACAATTACTCCTGCTTTTGAGGAGGGTGATTTGTTAATCGCCATCAGCGGAAGTGGTGAAACAAGAACTATAGTGGATGCAGCTGAAATCGCAAAGAAGCAAGGGGGAAAAGTCGTTGCAATAACCTCCTATAAAGACTCAACCCTTGGAAAGCTCGCCGATGTTGTAGTGGAAATCCCAGGTAGGACAAAAACGGACATTCCAACAGATTACATTGCAAGGCAAATGCTCACCGAATACAAGTGGATCGCCCCGATGGGAACGCTGTTTGAAGACTCAACGATGCTGTTTTTGGACGGTATCATAGCACTACTAATGGCGACATTCCAAAAAACCGAAAAAGACATGAAGAGAAAACATGCAACCTTAGAGTGA
- a CDS encoding arginase family protein, which produces MVTFIPFGEKPNKEGVMYTIDLLKKNKLIEEFMIVESNNVELLADRVPLDKCYIIGEHLATYGVIKRIKPPSIISIDAHTDLMHDYLDHGSWLAYALEEKVVNRAAVIGSVLMIPTTEGTSLWTRRVKIFPALPRTRKIRGKWKAYKSLKISPTEEIIADMRKYLGEEVYLTVDMDVLKPEYKIARFQHGELTLGELLELIEEIKKNFKIIACDIAEISDRIKRSKLGKKALIEVYTALMGE; this is translated from the coding sequence ATGGTTACATTTATCCCTTTCGGAGAGAAGCCCAATAAAGAGGGGGTTATGTACACTATAGACTTGCTAAAAAAGAACAAACTAATAGAGGAGTTTATGATTGTTGAATCGAATAATGTAGAGCTCCTCGCAGACAGAGTACCCCTGGATAAATGCTACATTATTGGGGAGCATTTGGCAACCTATGGAGTAATCAAAAGGATAAAGCCCCCCTCTATAATAAGTATCGACGCTCATACTGACTTAATGCATGACTACCTTGATCATGGTTCGTGGCTCGCTTATGCTCTGGAAGAAAAAGTGGTGAACAGAGCGGCGGTGATTGGGTCTGTATTAATGATACCCACCACTGAGGGGACGAGTTTATGGACGAGAAGAGTTAAAATCTTTCCTGCACTTCCAAGAACCAGAAAAATAAGGGGAAAATGGAAAGCATACAAAAGCCTAAAAATCTCTCCAACAGAGGAGATAATTGCCGATATGCGGAAATATCTTGGGGAGGAGGTATATCTAACGGTTGATATGGACGTTTTAAAGCCCGAATATAAAATTGCTAGATTTCAGCACGGAGAGCTTACCCTAGGGGAGCTGTTAGAACTCATAGAGGAAATCAAGAAAAACTTCAAAATAATAGCATGCGACATAGCGGAAATCTCAGATAGGATAAAAAGGTCAAAACTCGGAAAGAAAGCTTTAATTGAAGTCTATACAGCGCTTATGGGTGAGTAA